One Nonomuraea angiospora DNA segment encodes these proteins:
- a CDS encoding MFS transporter: MKSPASLARPPLALSAASFVSSFDRFAVSPMLVLIAVDLKVPLSAAVAAASGYYLAYGLTQPLWGLLSDRFGRVRVMRGTLLGAALAGLASALMPVLGALVVARVVTGACFGAVIPTGLTYVGDTVEPSTRQRALTDLMGAAALGTALATGLSGVLAGLVDWRVAFTVPAACALACALALRSLPEPSRALPHGPVTGRGFGPEVGIGRYLGAVLGHGWALLVFGLAFVEGAIMLGAMPFLATALEHAGYAAAVAGLAITAYGLGLWVFTKLVRRLSGRWPTPALMTVGGAQLCAGFAIVAVRVDMATVAVTALLLGGGWSFLHSSLQTWATSVVPEARGTTIAFFACALFVGSAVASWAAGPLAEHGRYALLFGLAAAAAIPLTAAAALTRHRYGAVHGERPQSG; encoded by the coding sequence ATGAAGTCCCCCGCGAGTCTCGCCCGGCCGCCGCTGGCCCTGTCCGCGGCCTCGTTCGTCAGCAGCTTCGACCGCTTCGCCGTGAGCCCCATGCTCGTGCTGATCGCGGTGGACCTGAAGGTCCCGCTGTCCGCCGCCGTCGCGGCCGCCAGCGGCTACTACCTCGCCTACGGGCTCACCCAGCCGCTGTGGGGGCTGCTGTCCGACCGGTTCGGCCGCGTGCGGGTGATGCGCGGGACGCTGCTCGGGGCGGCGCTGGCGGGGCTGGCCTCGGCGCTGATGCCGGTCCTGGGGGCGCTGGTGGTGGCCAGGGTCGTGACGGGCGCCTGCTTCGGCGCGGTGATCCCGACCGGGCTGACGTACGTGGGCGACACCGTGGAGCCGTCGACCCGGCAACGCGCCCTGACCGATCTGATGGGCGCGGCCGCCCTCGGCACGGCGCTGGCCACCGGGCTGAGCGGGGTGCTCGCGGGCCTGGTGGACTGGCGGGTGGCGTTCACGGTGCCCGCCGCCTGCGCCCTGGCCTGCGCGCTCGCGCTGCGCTCGCTGCCGGAGCCGTCCCGCGCCCTCCCGCACGGCCCTGTCACCGGTCGGGGATTCGGCCCAGAAGTCGGCATCGGGCGGTACCTGGGCGCGGTGCTCGGGCACGGCTGGGCGCTGCTGGTGTTCGGGCTCGCGTTCGTCGAGGGCGCGATCATGCTCGGCGCCATGCCGTTCCTGGCCACCGCGCTGGAGCACGCGGGGTACGCCGCCGCCGTGGCCGGGCTGGCCATCACCGCGTACGGGCTTGGCCTGTGGGTGTTCACGAAGCTCGTCAGGCGGCTGTCGGGGCGCTGGCCCACACCCGCGCTGATGACGGTGGGCGGGGCGCAGCTGTGCGCCGGGTTCGCGATCGTCGCCGTGCGCGTGGACATGGCCACCGTGGCGGTCACGGCGCTGCTGCTCGGCGGCGGCTGGTCCTTCCTGCACTCCTCGCTGCAGACGTGGGCGACCTCGGTGGTGCCCGAGGCCAGGGGGACGACGATCGCCTTCTTCGCCTGCGCGCTCTTCGTGGGCAGCGCGGTCGCGTCGTGGGCGGCCGGCCCGCTGGCCGAGCACGGCCGCTACGCCCTGCTGTTCGGCCTGGCGGCCGCCGCCGCGATCCCGCTGACGGCCGCGGCCGCCCTCACCAGGCACCGCTACGGCGCCGTGCACGGGGAGCGGCCCCAGAGCGGGTGA
- a CDS encoding ABC transporter permease yields MTGSERAPAGQIALDFTPAPGAAPFPRMVLAQAGAEVRAMLRNGEQLLLTLIIPVLLLTGFSLAPLIDIGGGRRIDFLAPGVLALAVMSTAFTGQAIATGFERRYGVLKRLGATPLSRAGLMLAKTSAVVAVEVIQAVVIVCVGLALGWRPHGSFLSAALLIVVGTAAFSGLGLLMAGTLRAEATLAAANLVYLLLLGAGGVIFPLSKFPEGMRQVLELLPISALTGGLRAVLAQGAALPLGPLAVLAAWAVLSLGLVSRTFRWE; encoded by the coding sequence ATGACCGGATCGGAGCGCGCGCCCGCCGGGCAGATCGCGCTGGACTTCACGCCCGCGCCCGGGGCGGCGCCGTTCCCGCGCATGGTCCTGGCCCAGGCGGGCGCGGAGGTCCGGGCGATGCTGCGCAACGGCGAGCAGCTGCTGCTCACCCTGATCATCCCGGTGCTGCTGCTGACCGGGTTCTCGCTGGCGCCGCTGATCGACATCGGCGGCGGCAGGCGCATCGACTTCCTGGCGCCCGGCGTGCTGGCGCTGGCCGTCATGTCCACGGCCTTCACCGGCCAGGCCATCGCGACCGGCTTCGAGCGCCGCTACGGCGTGCTCAAGCGGCTGGGCGCCACCCCGCTGTCCAGGGCCGGGCTCATGCTCGCCAAGACGTCCGCCGTGGTGGCCGTGGAGGTCATCCAGGCCGTGGTGATCGTGTGCGTCGGCCTGGCGCTGGGGTGGCGGCCGCACGGGTCGTTCCTGAGCGCGGCGCTGCTCATCGTGGTGGGCACGGCGGCGTTCAGCGGGCTGGGGCTGCTCATGGCCGGCACCCTGCGCGCGGAGGCCACCCTGGCCGCCGCCAACCTCGTCTACCTGCTGCTGCTGGGGGCCGGCGGGGTGATCTTCCCGCTGTCGAAGTTCCCCGAGGGCATGCGCCAGGTCCTCGAACTGCTGCCCATCTCGGCCCTGACCGGCGGCCTGCGCGCGGTCCTCGCCCAGGGCGCCGCGCTGCCCCTCGGCCCGCTGGCCGTGCTGGCCGCGTGGGCGGTGCTGTCGCTGGGGCTGGTCTCGCGTACGTTCCGCTGGGAGTAA
- a CDS encoding multidrug effflux MFS transporter, translating into MSVAAEATSTSTIAIEQRRGARGLLLVILGALSAIGPLSIDMYLPALPAITSEMLSAPAQVQLTLTACLIGVSIGQVIAGPVSDVRGRRTPLIVGVAGFMVASLLCAFAPSVPMLIAFRLLQGVLGGAALVIVRAVVRDLYDGAAIARIFATLMLVSGLAPILAPIVGAQLLAFTSWRGVFVALSVAGVVLLLAVLGGVRETLPAAERESGGLRHTVGTFGRLLRDRTFMGTALTAGLAFAAMFGYISGSPFVLQEVYGATPQQYSLIFGLNAFGLTAMAQLGGRLSGRVPPVTLVITGLAVALTGASLLLAAALTGLGLWGIVGGLFVIMLGQGLVMPATGALALASQPAQIAGSASALLGVLQFALGAAAAPLVGLAGAGSAVPMACVMLGLMICASLTFALLRKS; encoded by the coding sequence ATGTCCGTGGCGGCCGAAGCCACGTCCACGTCCACCATCGCGATCGAGCAGAGGAGGGGCGCCCGCGGACTGCTGCTGGTGATCCTGGGCGCTCTGTCGGCGATCGGCCCCCTGTCCATCGACATGTACCTCCCGGCCCTGCCCGCCATCACCTCCGAGATGCTCAGCGCGCCGGCGCAGGTCCAGCTCACCCTCACCGCCTGCCTCATCGGCGTGTCCATCGGCCAGGTGATCGCCGGTCCGGTCAGCGACGTGCGCGGCCGCAGGACACCGCTGATCGTGGGCGTGGCCGGGTTCATGGTGGCCTCGCTGCTGTGCGCGTTCGCGCCGTCGGTGCCCATGCTCATCGCCTTCCGCCTGCTGCAGGGCGTGCTGGGCGGCGCGGCCCTGGTGATCGTGCGGGCGGTCGTCCGCGACCTGTACGACGGCGCCGCCATCGCCCGCATCTTCGCCACGCTCATGCTGGTCAGCGGCCTGGCGCCGATCCTGGCGCCCATCGTCGGCGCGCAGCTTTTGGCGTTCACCTCCTGGCGCGGCGTGTTCGTGGCGCTCAGCGTCGCCGGGGTGGTGCTGCTGCTGGCCGTCCTGGGCGGCGTGCGCGAGACGCTGCCCGCGGCCGAGCGCGAGAGCGGCGGTCTCCGGCACACCGTCGGCACGTTCGGCAGGCTCCTGCGCGACCGGACGTTCATGGGCACCGCGCTGACCGCGGGCCTGGCGTTCGCGGCCATGTTCGGCTACATCTCCGGCTCGCCGTTCGTGCTCCAGGAGGTGTACGGCGCCACGCCCCAGCAGTACTCGCTCATCTTCGGCCTCAACGCCTTCGGCCTGACCGCCATGGCCCAGCTCGGCGGCCGGCTGTCGGGACGGGTGCCGCCGGTGACCCTCGTGATCACCGGGCTCGCCGTCGCGCTGACCGGCGCCTCGCTGCTGCTGGCCGCCGCGCTCACCGGGCTCGGCCTGTGGGGCATCGTGGGCGGGCTGTTCGTCATCATGCTCGGCCAGGGCCTGGTCATGCCGGCCACCGGTGCGCTGGCCCTGGCCAGCCAGCCCGCGCAGATCGCCGGCAGCGCCTCGGCCCTGCTCGGCGTGCTGCAGTTCGCGCTCGGCGCCGCAGCGGCCCCGCTGGTCGGCCTCGCGGGCGCCGGCAGCGCCGTGCCGATGGCCTGCGTGATGCTGGGCCTCATGATTTGCGCAAGCTTGACCTTCGCTCTCCTGCGGAAGAGTTAG
- a CDS encoding helix-turn-helix transcriptional regulator translates to MPGIEPGSERSTRARVARLILEHGPVAAAALGERLGLTPAAVRRHLDALLADGMIEPRTVGPRGQRGRGRPAKLFAITDAGRSAFEHAYDDLAGSALRFLAERMGEEAVADFARLQVSSLLKRLEPVMRTVPADQRVQVLAQALSAEGYAASASKAKSGGDQLCQHHCPVAHAAAEFPQLCEAETEAFAQLLGTPVQRLATIAHGDGVCTTHVSPQSLGESAHRDKSKETGR, encoded by the coding sequence GTGCCAGGGATCGAGCCAGGAAGCGAGCGCAGCACGCGTGCGCGCGTCGCCCGGCTGATCCTTGAGCACGGTCCCGTCGCGGCCGCCGCGCTGGGCGAGCGGCTGGGGCTCACCCCCGCCGCCGTCCGCCGCCACCTGGACGCGCTGCTGGCCGACGGGATGATAGAGCCTCGCACGGTCGGGCCACGGGGGCAGCGCGGGCGCGGACGCCCCGCCAAGCTGTTCGCGATCACCGACGCGGGGCGCAGTGCTTTCGAGCACGCCTATGACGACCTCGCCGGGAGCGCGCTGCGCTTCCTGGCCGAGCGCATGGGAGAGGAAGCGGTGGCCGACTTCGCCCGCCTGCAGGTCTCGAGCCTGCTCAAGCGGTTGGAGCCGGTCATGCGGACGGTGCCGGCGGACCAGCGCGTGCAGGTGCTGGCGCAGGCGCTGTCGGCGGAGGGGTATGCCGCCTCGGCCAGCAAGGCCAAGTCGGGCGGCGACCAGCTCTGCCAGCACCACTGCCCGGTGGCCCACGCGGCTGCGGAGTTCCCGCAGCTCTGCGAGGCCGAGACGGAGGCGTTCGCGCAGCTGCTCGGCACCCCGGTGCAGCGCCTGGCCACGATCGCCCACGGCGACGGGGTCTGCACGACACATGTGAGCCCACAGTCGCTGGGTGAATCCGCACATAGAGACAAGAGCAAGGAGACCGGAAGGTGA
- a CDS encoding VOC family protein — protein sequence MAQRSGYDPGVPCWVDLSSTDVDASARFYGEVFGWQADMIDDPEAGGYGMFLHQDRQVAGLGPVMGGGSPSFWNMFVATDDAAALAERVRNAGGTVTMEPMAVFDEGVMTVFQAPDGSYAAAWQAGNHHGAQLAGEPVSCCWNELVTRDPSAAESFYPAVFGWMPRLRELDGIKYTEWHLGERAVAGMVEMFSDYPAATPSFWMTYFAVADLEATTAAAEGAGASVLVRGMEAPPGRFSMLTDPQGATFSIIQLHEIAGNI from the coding sequence ATGGCGCAACGCAGTGGATACGACCCCGGAGTCCCGTGCTGGGTGGACCTGTCCAGCACCGACGTCGACGCTTCCGCCCGGTTCTACGGCGAGGTCTTCGGCTGGCAGGCCGACATGATCGACGACCCCGAGGCCGGCGGCTACGGCATGTTCCTCCACCAGGACAGGCAGGTCGCCGGGCTGGGGCCGGTCATGGGCGGCGGCTCGCCCTCGTTCTGGAACATGTTCGTCGCCACCGACGACGCCGCCGCGCTGGCCGAGCGGGTCAGGAACGCTGGCGGCACCGTCACCATGGAGCCGATGGCGGTCTTCGACGAAGGCGTCATGACGGTCTTCCAGGCGCCTGACGGCTCGTACGCGGCCGCCTGGCAGGCGGGCAACCACCACGGGGCGCAGCTGGCCGGCGAGCCCGTCTCGTGCTGCTGGAACGAGCTGGTCACGCGCGACCCGTCGGCCGCCGAGAGCTTCTACCCGGCCGTCTTCGGCTGGATGCCGCGGCTGCGGGAGCTGGACGGGATCAAGTACACGGAGTGGCACCTGGGGGAGCGGGCCGTGGCGGGCATGGTCGAGATGTTCTCCGACTACCCGGCGGCGACGCCGTCGTTCTGGATGACGTACTTCGCGGTCGCCGACCTCGAAGCCACGACGGCCGCGGCCGAGGGAGCCGGGGCGAGCGTGCTGGTGCGGGGGATGGAGGCGCCGCCCGGCCGGTTCTCGATGCTCACCGATCCGCAGGGCGCGACGTTCTCCATCATCCAGCTTCACGAAATCGCCGGAAATATCTGA
- the sufD gene encoding Fe-S cluster assembly protein SufD — MGLNEKPLSTLHEKASYELGDFEVPTGREEAWRFTPLSRLKGLHNGKAEAVGHVRVDVDAAPEVTVETVGRDDVRVGKAFMPTDRVSAQAWNSFEKATVITVPREAVTSKPTVLTLTGSGDGAAYGHLVVKVEPLAEAVVVLDHKGSAVYADNIEFVVGDGASLRVVSLQDWDDDAVHVSHHHAQLAKDATFRSFVVTLGGDLVRLSPNVTYTAPGGDADMSGVYFVDAGQHLEHRLLVDHSQPNCKSNVDYRGALQGEEAHAVWIGDVIIRVEAEGTDTYELNRNLILTDGARADSVPNLEILTGEVAGAGHASASGRLDDEHIFYLQARGIPYDEARRLVIRGFLGQLVEKIEVGEIRERVLNALEAELAR, encoded by the coding sequence ATGGGCCTGAACGAGAAGCCCCTGTCGACCTTGCACGAGAAGGCGTCCTACGAGCTGGGCGACTTCGAGGTCCCGACCGGGCGCGAGGAGGCGTGGCGCTTCACGCCGCTGTCCCGCCTCAAGGGCCTGCACAACGGCAAGGCCGAGGCCGTCGGCCACGTCCGGGTGGACGTCGACGCGGCGCCCGAGGTCACCGTCGAGACGGTCGGCCGCGACGACGTCCGCGTCGGCAAGGCGTTCATGCCCACCGACCGGGTCAGCGCCCAGGCGTGGAACAGCTTCGAGAAGGCCACCGTCATCACGGTGCCGCGCGAGGCCGTCACCTCCAAGCCGACCGTGCTCACCCTCACCGGCTCCGGCGACGGCGCCGCCTACGGCCACCTCGTGGTCAAGGTGGAGCCGCTGGCCGAGGCCGTGGTCGTGCTCGACCACAAGGGCAGCGCGGTCTACGCCGACAACATCGAGTTCGTCGTCGGCGACGGCGCCTCGCTCCGGGTCGTCAGCCTGCAGGACTGGGACGACGACGCGGTCCACGTCTCCCACCACCACGCCCAGCTGGCCAAGGACGCGACCTTCCGCAGCTTCGTGGTGACGCTCGGCGGCGACCTCGTACGCCTGTCGCCCAACGTCACCTACACCGCTCCCGGCGGCGACGCCGACATGTCGGGCGTCTACTTCGTGGACGCCGGGCAGCACCTGGAGCACCGCCTGCTGGTCGACCACTCGCAGCCCAACTGCAAGAGCAACGTCGACTACCGCGGCGCCCTGCAGGGCGAGGAAGCGCACGCCGTCTGGATCGGCGACGTGATCATCAGGGTCGAGGCCGAGGGCACCGACACCTACGAGCTCAACCGCAACCTCATCCTGACCGACGGCGCCCGCGCCGACTCGGTGCCCAACCTGGAGATCCTCACCGGCGAGGTCGCCGGGGCGGGGCACGCCTCCGCCTCCGGCCGGCTCGACGACGAGCACATCTTCTACCTCCAGGCCCGCGGCATCCCCTACGACGAGGCCCGCCGCCTGGTCATCAGGGGCTTCCTCGGCCAGCTCGTCGAGAAGATCGAGGTCGGGGAGATCCGTGAGCGCGTGCTGAACGCGCTGGAGGCGGAGCTCGCGCGATGA
- a CDS encoding ornithine cyclodeaminase family protein yields MTGLPYLDAATMERLVPMGSAVRILRDALRAGLDPEATPQRPIVDLPAGQLLLMPAAAGRYAGVKAVTIAPGNPDRELPRIQGTYLLFDGDTLTPLAALDGIALTSLRTPAVSALAVGHLADGDARRLVVFGSGPQAWGHVLALREVRPIEDVTVVGRDQGRAEALAGRCRALGLTARALPRSGSAEALAGADVIVCCTTAREPLFPGKLARDGVTVVAVGSHEPGARELDGDLVARATVVVEARAAALEEAGDLLIPIREGTITAGHLAGNLADLVAGRVVAGTGPRVFKSTGMAWEDLVVAAAAYEAWN; encoded by the coding sequence ATGACCGGACTGCCGTATCTCGACGCCGCCACGATGGAGCGGCTGGTGCCGATGGGGAGCGCCGTACGGATCCTGCGGGACGCCCTGCGCGCCGGGCTCGACCCCGAGGCCACGCCGCAGCGGCCGATCGTGGACCTGCCGGCCGGGCAGCTCCTGCTCATGCCCGCCGCGGCCGGACGGTACGCGGGGGTGAAGGCCGTCACCATCGCGCCCGGCAACCCCGATCGCGAGCTGCCCCGGATCCAGGGGACGTACCTGCTGTTCGACGGCGACACCCTGACCCCGCTCGCGGCCCTGGACGGGATCGCGCTCACCTCCCTGCGCACCCCCGCCGTCTCGGCGCTCGCCGTCGGCCACCTGGCGGACGGGGACGCCCGGCGGCTGGTGGTGTTCGGGAGCGGCCCGCAGGCGTGGGGGCACGTGCTCGCGCTGCGGGAGGTGCGCCCCATCGAGGACGTGACCGTGGTCGGGCGCGACCAGGGCCGAGCGGAGGCGCTCGCGGGCCGCTGCCGCGCGCTCGGCCTGACCGCCCGTGCCCTCCCGCGGTCCGGCTCCGCGGAAGCACTGGCCGGGGCCGACGTCATCGTGTGCTGCACGACAGCCAGGGAACCGCTGTTCCCCGGTAAGCTCGCCCGCGACGGCGTCACCGTCGTCGCGGTCGGGTCGCACGAGCCCGGCGCCCGCGAGCTCGACGGCGACCTCGTCGCCCGCGCCACCGTGGTCGTCGAGGCCAGGGCGGCCGCCCTGGAGGAGGCGGGCGATCTGCTCATCCCGATCCGCGAGGGCACGATCACCGCCGGTCATCTCGCGGGCAACCTCGCCGACCTCGTCGCGGGGCGGGTGGTCGCCGGCACGGGGCCGCGCGTGTTCAAGAGCACGGGCATGGCCTGGGAGGACCTCGTGGTCGCGGCCGCCGCGTACGAGGCGTGGAACTAG
- the sufB gene encoding Fe-S cluster assembly protein SufB: MTVTDRPELEGLGNYKFGWADPDAAGAAAKRGLSEEVVRNISALKNEPEWMLDLRLKGLRLFDRKPLPTWGSDLTGIDFDNIKYFVRSTEKQAASWEELPADIKNTYDKLGIPEAEKQRLIAGVAAQYESEVVYHKIREDLEEKGVIFVDTDTGLKEHEELFKEYFGSVIPVGDNKFAALNTSVWSGGSFIYVPPNVEVEIPLQAYFRINTENMGQFERTLIIVDENSYVHYVEGCTAPIYSSDSLHSAVVEIIVKKNARCRYTTIQNWSNNVYNLVTKRAVAYEGATMEWIDGNIGSKVTMKYPAVYLMGEHAKGETLSVAFAGEGQHQDAGSKMVHLAPNTSSSVISKSVARGGGRTSYRGLVQIEEGAHGSASTVKCDALLVDQISRSDTYPYVDVREDDVKMGHEATVSKVSEDQLFYLMSRGLDEDEAMAMIVRGFVEPIARELPMEYALELNRLIELQMEGAVG, from the coding sequence GTGACTGTCACCGACCGCCCGGAGCTGGAAGGCCTCGGGAATTACAAGTTCGGCTGGGCCGACCCGGATGCCGCCGGGGCGGCGGCCAAGCGCGGCCTGTCCGAGGAGGTCGTCCGCAACATCTCCGCTCTGAAGAACGAGCCGGAGTGGATGCTCGACCTTCGCCTGAAGGGCCTCCGCCTGTTCGACCGCAAGCCGCTGCCCACCTGGGGCTCTGACCTCACCGGCATCGACTTCGACAACATCAAGTACTTCGTGCGCTCCACCGAGAAGCAGGCCGCTTCCTGGGAGGAGCTGCCCGCCGACATCAAGAACACCTACGACAAGCTCGGCATCCCCGAGGCGGAGAAGCAGCGCCTCATCGCCGGTGTCGCCGCCCAGTACGAGTCCGAGGTCGTCTATCACAAGATCCGTGAGGACCTCGAGGAGAAGGGCGTCATCTTCGTCGACACCGACACGGGCCTGAAGGAGCACGAGGAGCTCTTCAAGGAGTACTTCGGCTCCGTCATCCCGGTGGGCGACAACAAGTTCGCCGCCCTCAACACCTCCGTCTGGTCCGGTGGCTCGTTCATCTACGTGCCGCCGAACGTCGAGGTCGAGATCCCGCTGCAGGCCTACTTCCGGATCAACACCGAGAACATGGGCCAGTTCGAGCGGACCCTGATCATCGTGGACGAGAACAGCTACGTCCACTACGTCGAGGGCTGCACCGCGCCGATCTACTCCTCCGACTCGCTGCACAGCGCGGTCGTCGAGATCATCGTGAAGAAGAACGCCCGCTGCCGTTACACGACCATCCAGAACTGGTCGAACAACGTCTACAACCTGGTCACCAAGCGCGCCGTGGCCTACGAGGGCGCGACCATGGAGTGGATCGACGGCAACATCGGCTCCAAGGTCACGATGAAGTACCCGGCCGTCTACCTGATGGGCGAGCACGCCAAGGGCGAGACGCTGAGCGTCGCGTTCGCGGGCGAGGGCCAGCACCAGGACGCCGGCTCCAAGATGGTGCACCTGGCGCCCAACACCAGCTCCAGCGTCATCTCCAAGTCGGTGGCGCGCGGCGGCGGCCGCACCTCCTACCGCGGTCTCGTGCAGATCGAGGAGGGCGCCCACGGCAGCGCCAGCACCGTCAAGTGCGACGCCCTGCTGGTCGACCAGATCAGCCGCTCCGACACCTACCCCTACGTCGACGTCCGCGAGGACGACGTCAAGATGGGCCACGAGGCCACGGTCTCCAAGGTCAGCGAGGACCAGCTCTTCTACCTCATGAGCCGCGGGCTCGACGAGGACGAGGCGATGGCGATGATCGTGCGCGGCTTCGTGGAGCCGATCGCGCGTGAGCTGCCCATGGAATACGCGCTCGAGCTCAACCGGCTGATCGAGCTGCAGATGGAAGGAGCCGTCGGCTGA
- a CDS encoding ABC transporter ATP-binding protein: MESPAVEIIGLVKRYGGITAVDGLTLRAERGAVTAVLGPNGAGKTSTVEICEGFRRADAGTVRVLGLTPTLPELRPRVGVMLQSGGVPPAMRCAEWLRLVSRFYARPLDAGALLTRLGLADHVRTPYRRLSGGQQQRLSLAAAVIGRPELVFLDEPTAGLDPQARHACWELVGELRQAGVSVVLTTHHMDEAERLADQVVIIDKGRVVAEGSPASLTGAERQLRFRARPGLALEELLNALPAGSAAKESPAGHYIIEGQVGPELLATVTAWCAAEGVTADDLRIERRTLEDVFLELTGRELR; this comes from the coding sequence ATGGAGTCCCCAGCCGTCGAGATCATCGGCCTGGTCAAACGCTACGGCGGCATCACGGCCGTGGACGGCCTCACGCTGCGCGCCGAGCGGGGCGCGGTGACCGCCGTGCTCGGGCCCAACGGCGCGGGCAAGACGTCCACGGTGGAGATCTGCGAGGGGTTCCGCAGGGCCGACGCGGGCACCGTCCGCGTGCTCGGCCTGACGCCCACGCTGCCCGAGCTGCGGCCGCGGGTGGGGGTCATGCTGCAGTCGGGCGGCGTCCCGCCCGCCATGCGCTGCGCCGAGTGGCTGCGCCTGGTCTCGCGCTTCTACGCCCGTCCCCTCGACGCGGGGGCCCTGCTGACGCGGCTGGGGCTGGCCGATCACGTACGCACCCCCTACCGGCGATTGTCGGGCGGGCAGCAGCAGCGGCTGTCGCTGGCCGCGGCCGTCATCGGGCGGCCCGAGCTGGTCTTCCTCGACGAGCCGACGGCCGGGCTCGACCCGCAGGCCCGGCACGCCTGCTGGGAGCTGGTGGGCGAGCTGCGCCAGGCGGGCGTGTCGGTGGTGCTGACCACGCACCACATGGACGAGGCCGAGCGGCTGGCCGACCAGGTGGTCATCATCGACAAGGGCCGGGTGGTGGCCGAGGGCAGCCCGGCCTCGCTGACGGGTGCCGAGCGGCAGCTGCGCTTCCGGGCCCGGCCGGGGCTGGCGCTGGAGGAGCTGCTCAACGCGCTCCCCGCGGGCAGCGCGGCCAAGGAGTCGCCCGCCGGGCACTACATCATCGAGGGGCAGGTGGGTCCCGAGCTGCTGGCCACGGTGACCGCCTGGTGCGCGGCCGAGGGCGTCACGGCCGACGACCTGCGCATCGAGCGCCGCACGCTGGAGGACGTCTTCCTGGAGCTGACGGGCAGGGAGCTGCGATGA
- a CDS encoding EamA family transporter has protein sequence MTAFALDDPVDRGSGLPRPGNLLRTAADSIPPSGLVLLAIVSVQLGAGFAKELFAALPPSAVVFLRITAGALIMGALVRPRLKGLSWRDWAMGIGFGVTLALMNLTFYEALSRLPMGIAVAIEFLGPLGVAVAASRRRIDLLWIGLAGAGVVLLAPWGQSASVSWVGIGFAMLAAVGWAGYVILSAAAGRRFPGTSGLSFAMIVSALVVAPVGVVSGGAELLQPELLLIGLGVGLLSSVIPYSLELQALRRMPKHVFGILMSLEPAVAALVGVMLLNEVLHTQQWAAIVCIVAASLGSTRRRKV, from the coding sequence GTGACCGCGTTCGCCCTCGACGATCCCGTCGATCGCGGCTCCGGCCTGCCCAGGCCGGGAAACCTGCTGCGTACGGCCGCCGACTCGATCCCGCCGTCCGGGCTCGTGCTGCTGGCCATCGTCTCGGTGCAGCTGGGCGCCGGGTTCGCGAAGGAGTTGTTCGCGGCGCTGCCGCCGAGCGCGGTGGTGTTCCTGCGGATCACGGCCGGGGCGTTGATCATGGGGGCGCTCGTCCGGCCCCGGCTGAAGGGCCTGTCCTGGCGTGACTGGGCGATGGGGATCGGGTTCGGGGTGACGCTCGCCCTCATGAACCTGACGTTCTACGAGGCCCTGTCGCGGCTGCCGATGGGGATCGCGGTGGCCATCGAGTTCCTGGGGCCGCTGGGGGTGGCCGTGGCGGCCTCGCGGCGCAGGATCGACCTGCTGTGGATCGGCCTGGCGGGCGCGGGCGTGGTGCTGCTCGCGCCATGGGGGCAGTCGGCGTCGGTGAGCTGGGTCGGGATCGGGTTCGCGATGCTGGCGGCCGTCGGCTGGGCCGGGTACGTCATCCTGTCGGCGGCGGCCGGGCGGCGCTTCCCCGGCACGAGCGGGCTGTCGTTCGCCATGATCGTGTCGGCCCTGGTGGTCGCCCCCGTCGGCGTCGTGTCGGGCGGGGCGGAGCTGCTGCAGCCGGAGCTGCTGCTGATCGGGCTCGGCGTGGGCCTGCTGTCGTCGGTGATCCCGTACTCGCTCGAGCTCCAGGCGCTGCGGCGGATGCCCAAGCACGTGTTCGGCATCCTCATGAGCCTGGAGCCGGCCGTGGCGGCGCTGGTCGGCGTGATGCTGCTCAACGAGGTCCTGCACACGCAGCAGTGGGCGGCGATCGTCTGCATCGTGGCCGCCAGCCTGGGCTCGACCCGGCGGCGCAAGGTCTGA
- a CDS encoding GntR family transcriptional regulator codes for MAAEDRLDLPMVGERQSLREQVAHALRAALITGEMRPGVVYSAPVLAAQFGVSATPVREAMLDLAKEGLVEAVRNKGFRVTELSDRDLDELTEIRQLIEVPTVARLAGRAREEEFERLRPVAEEIVSAAERGDLLAYVDADLRFHVELLTLAGNVHLVEVVRDLRNRARLYGLSQLRERDVLADSAREHLTLLDALKSGDRQAVQHLMTEHIGHVRGIWAEH; via the coding sequence ATGGCTGCCGAGGACCGGCTCGACCTGCCGATGGTGGGGGAGCGGCAGAGCCTGCGCGAGCAGGTCGCGCACGCGCTGCGTGCCGCGCTGATCACCGGTGAGATGCGGCCGGGAGTGGTCTACTCCGCGCCGGTGCTGGCCGCCCAGTTCGGCGTCTCGGCCACGCCGGTGCGCGAGGCCATGCTCGACCTCGCCAAGGAGGGCCTGGTCGAGGCGGTGCGCAACAAGGGCTTCCGGGTGACCGAGCTGTCCGACCGCGACCTCGACGAGCTCACCGAGATCCGCCAGCTGATCGAGGTGCCCACCGTGGCCCGGCTGGCGGGCCGCGCGCGGGAGGAGGAGTTCGAGCGGCTCAGGCCCGTCGCCGAGGAGATCGTCTCGGCCGCCGAACGCGGTGACCTGCTCGCGTACGTGGACGCCGACCTGCGCTTCCACGTCGAGCTGCTGACCCTGGCGGGCAACGTCCACCTGGTCGAGGTGGTGCGCGACCTGCGCAACCGGGCCAGGCTCTACGGCCTGTCCCAGCTCCGGGAGCGCGACGTGCTGGCCGATTCGGCCAGGGAGCACCTGACGCTGCTCGACGCGCTCAAGAGCGGCGACCGCCAGGCCGTCCAGCACCTCATGACGGAGCACATCGGCCACGTGCGGGGGATCTGGGCCGAGCACTGA